ttctagaaatatttactcaagtaaaagtaaaagtgctaGTCTTGAATAgctacttgagtaagagtaaaagagtatcggataaaaaatctactcaagtagttagttactagttactttgggtcatatatacggagcctatttttatttagatatatagataaaatgtatgtaatgtatgtgtgtgtgtataaatgtatatatttcatcagcctttactccagtttatgtaatttattataaaaccctgtctgtttacttaagtaacaaatataggtgtcatgccataatatatttttaatatgactgactttatattaaatgtgaatttaacattgaaagttaatgtgatataaatattgctactaatctttcattgttcagaaagagagcaaataacatttacattatcaaagatcattttcactgaatgtctagatttcaatcactctgagaaactcccattaaaatcactgaaactgctgttatcactgtgaaatcaatatcttaattatagattcgtacacacatctgcactttgttgtttctgacgagagaattcgccagaaagaggtattcagtcagtgagcgagtgaaggaagcgccggcatttcagcgatgactcatcggaacacctctgattggccattgaattcaaaagctcaacagaatcgtgtgtgattggttataatgcgcagcgctgtaaaaacgcgtctgtctctggctcagcgccagcaagcgatcacagatctgaatttagcagctgatatgACTtgttgaacgtactcgcaccggtgtgattgtattaaaattaataaaatcttaatcggctatttttttgtcttttggaagctgcattcaacttgactcctctctgttataagccacacacgtaggCCTACAAAAAACTAATGGcgcagtggtatcgtgtactgtaatcgattgtagcccaagttattacctgttaaacagtagacagcacacgcggtgttcatctaataaggatctccatcgcaagcaaataatagcctttgtagatttgctttcaattcagtgcagttccatagccacgttttcaacgctgctgatgatcttaaacgttacaactctgagtgaaccgcttcagacgctcaacgcgtgcggcagggaactgaacaaatcattcaaactgattcatgaaccaattcactcgtttgccaattggtttgatcaagcctttgaacagaattgactcaaaagaatgaatcattcgcgaatgggcatcgctcatttcccagagaaaagtagacggcgtgtttggaataaactgaagcatttataacatttattgctttaagataaagcaacgagaggggcgtcggccacagtaacgaagtaaaagtacagatttttcccaaaaaatttactcaagtaagagtataaagtacccatctttaaatatactccgaaaagtattagttaccccgaaaaattactcaagtaaatgtaacgaagtaaatgtaactcgttactacccacctctgccaataactgagccctgaggcacaccagtagttagatgttgagacttggacacctcacctctccaagatactttgaaggacctatctgataggtaagactcaaaccattgaagtgttgttcccgAGATGCCTTTCACtagtagcgttgataggaggatctggtggttaaccgtgtcaaaagcagtggacagatgaagcaggataagtactgaagatttggattctgctcttgccagtcttagagcttcaacaactgagagcaaggccgtctcagtttaatgtccacttctgaagccagattggttgctgtcaaggagattgttttgtgtgagaaatgtagagacttgtttgaacacagctcgttcaagtgtttttgcaataaaaggaagaagggaaactggtctgtagttctctaaaagagatgggttgaggttgggtttcttaaatctaaattgataaaaaaaagataaaaaaataaaatattataaaataaggaGCTATGTGCTTATGATTGCTAGAAATCTATGTGCAACAGCATACAGATATTCATACACTGAAAATATGACATCCATTGAAGAGGAACGCGTAGTCATTTCACTCACACAATAAACTGACACAAAGCCACATTAAATAAAATCTAGTTTAATTGTGGAATATTAGTTTTATAACGCTATCtttcaaataatcaaatgtacatttaatgaaGGAACAGATACAATACAGGATGCAAAACAAGTAGTGTACTGAATGTGATGCTTGTATCGAATATATTTTGACATTGTTGACGTTTAGTACTCAGACGAAGGGAACAATGGTtaggaaattaaataaaatgtctaaCATATCAAACAACTCTTAAAACACCTTTAAGTGCCAAACAAACAGCTCAAGATGAAGTACTAGTGACTCACAGATGTGTTCAAAGTCAGGCACTGTGGGAAACAAAAGACGTTTGTGTACTTGAGAAGAGCAACAATGGTTGcacgggtgtgtgttcacactcATTTGACCTGCACACTTCAGATCATCTCTATATGAAAATAATCACTTATGATGAATGAGTATATGAGTAGGTTTACAATACTTTTCATGGCATCTACAGGCAGGAAATATTCTCTCAAACATTTACACTTACATAAGCTGCCATTCTGTACGTTCATTATTCTGTGGGGTTCGAGCAGTCCGATGGGTTGCATAGATTGTGTCAGTTTCTCAAATACACAGTGTACATGTCTATGTTTGAGAACGGTGATAACAGATGCAAATGCTGATGGATAAAACAACCCAAGACAACCTACTTTTCATAAAGCAAATTCAGTGACAAGTGCATGAGGAACAATTTAGTATGACACCAATACGAAAATGTGCATTTACAGTATGTCAACAAAGCCTTATTAAACAACAGATTAATGTCGGTACAATCAGCCTATTTTACATCCAATGAGTCTCTGCGGAAGCCACGAggtgaaaggaaaaagaaaaacatctctGAGGCCATTTTTAAAATGCACGATAAGGCTATTTTACGTAAAGCTTAATCTGAAAATCCAAAAGACAAAATATTGTGCCAATTAAAACAAAATCTATGGCTTTTTACATTAACTGCCACAAGCGCACACACATCTACACGCAACCGCAGTTCATTATTAACATTCATCACCATTCACTAAACATTATGACATTCTGTTGTTATTTAATTAACGCTTGATCAACTTCACGCTCAAACATCTGGAATTAGATTTTTATATGTTAAACGCCTACTGTACATGGAAAACGGCCAGAgcacttcagtgtcacattttattgGTTACATATCTACATCTTTATCAAGCTCCAGCATCACTGACACTGAACAAACTGGAGCTCTGCTGAGGGGTTTGTACGTTCAAAGGCAGAAAAAAATCAGATTGGGTCTCCTGCTGCTGTTTTGATCCTTTCCTCCATTGAGAAAACCCAAAGGGCTGATGGGAAGTGAAAGGAGATGCTTCCAAAGGACAAAAGCACAATCATAAACAAGTGCTGGAAATGGAGGCAGCTCAATATTAATGTAAGCATAAGTGCTATCGTTTTCGGTTTGGACGCGATGTGGTGCATCGTGTAGAGGGTTTGTGAagatggagagagggagagagagagggagggaggaagtgACAAAACTTCTGCCCTTTGAACTTGCGCCTCCTCATCAGTAGATATCAGGACAGTCTGTGTATTTCCTCTCAAAGTAGCCGCCAGTGTACAGCCAGTCCTGTGATCCTGTATATGGATTTGTGCCTAACTGAAACCACCTAAACACAGTAGGAGAGGTTAAAAATACTGCAtaaacaaaagcacacacacacctacacacacacacacacactaacctaGTCGACCACTCATCAGCATCTTTGGCCCGCTCTTTTCGAGCTGCTCTCTGCTTCTCTTCCAGTCTCTCCTTTTCTCTGCTGGCTTCATCTGCACAGAGATGGTCAATGAAATCAAATGTTATTCTCTAGCATGTGTGAACAGCAGGGGGCGCTGTAGGGCTGTTTTAGGGCTCTAATAACTTGATTACCAATATTGCCGTTCTCCATGGCTCTGATGTCAGGCCGCAGGCGGCAGTCTGTTGGTGCCAGCACTCCTTCCATGCCAGGCTCCAGCTCATTCAGCGTCAAGGCAAAATTAGTGAAGTTATACATCTAGAAGTGAAGAGAAGGGGTTGAAAATCAGGTAGACCACTGTTACCACACTACCGTTTAACAGTTAGGTGTCAGCCAAACTTTTGtgctttaagaaattaatacttttattcagtaggGGTGTGTTAAATTGATCGAAAGCAACAAAAGATATTCGTAATGTCTCagaagattttaatgttttttttacgtTCCTttcacttttgaatggtaatgtatctCCACTTAAGAAATGATCAGTTTAAGAGTTGGTTTTGTGCATTCAGGTTACCGCACATGAACACAACAGTGATCAGAGTGTGTACCTCTGCTGAATGCGGCGGTCTCGATGATATTCTCCATAATAATGTGCTACCAGGAATCACTGCCACAGTCTCCTGTACTTCAGGCATTTCATCCGCATCCTCGTTGACGGCTTCTGGCTCCTCCTGTTGGTGCAAGAACATAAGCTTAAACAATCAGAACAATAACCTTCAGTCATTCTTGTTATTTACACAATAATCCAGAAAAAGCATAAACTCACGACAAGATAACAAATCAGGGTGCATCTCCATTCTATCTATtgttatatcatttaaaaatgttctttctgAGAAATGTTTGGCTTGAAAAGCGAGCTTGCgttttctttgtttaaaaaaaatgtcacttgGTTACCTAGTctcttctgcaaaacacaaaagaaaggattttgaaaaatgtttggagCCAAAGCGTTTGGGTGGATTCGCTTCTATCCTGTGAACAAATACAccgagacatttctcaaaatatcttcttttatgttccacaggagATGAATTGTCAACGAAGCTCCCACACTGAGAGACGTGAAGTCTGTTCAATATAGCAGTACACTGGGAGTGTTGTCATGTAATGGGACACGTgtttaaataatcaaatgaacAGACAAAAGCCTGAACATAAGCAAAGGTCTAAGGCATGAGGAGTATTTTAACACACCTGCTCTCTCTACACCTACACACATCTCTTCTGTACATGCATCTATTTAGAGCACACACCAATACAAACAGTTCAGTTACCCTAAAACAACAGTCCATGAATCACTACAGACAGTCTAAGAGTACACCTCTTAATGATACCAGtctccatctctgtctgtgtTACCTGAACGCCAACAAAGCTTTGGTTTCGTTTGAAAAAGACAAATAGTTCAGTTAATGGAAACAATAGCAGTCAGGGAAAGCAGCAGCATGAGTGTTCAACTATTATCTTTGCTATCATCTTCCGCACCTGTTTCTGTTTTCTAGTGTCCGTCGTTCCTCTCTTGTCGAGCTTCCGATGGGCCTCGTACACCTGCGGGTCGACGCTCCACATACACTCGGTCCATTTCCCATAGATCACACAGCACTTCTTCTTACTGCACGTGACACACAGAGGAAAGAACAGAAAACAcgtgttcattcaataaagagaGTAAACCCACTGAAACGCTGGCATGCTAGTTATTAGCTAGCAAGCTTATTTCACAAgctaacatttacataaaaagaGATATGCATTCACCAGTAAGTGGACGGATCATCGGTTCATAAGGTTTTCAGGATCTAGGGACATAAACTCTCTGTAGCTCTTTTGAGTCACATTTTATCCATTCTGCTTACTTCTAGCTGACTGTATTATTGATGTGTTGAAAATAATTCTGATCGCCCCCATGCTTTTGATGCCATCATGATGTATATTTATCATTCATTCACTGTAATGTAGTTACACTAAATATTGACTAGTCTTTGGCTAACAGAGGATAGTTTGAGCTAAAGCAAATTTTGGTTAATATTGTAAAGAAATGACTCTCACATGTATTACATTGGTCAGTGTTGTTGTATTTTCTTTGTATCTTCTATGTGTATCTCTATGCATCTCAGGGTTTTACCCTGGAAGTCTAgtaaaccaaaaaagaaaaaaaaaaatcaaacgattcatttataaaaaGGTACATTGAACAGGTCACTTCATTTGACTAAATGAATAACGCTTTTCATTGCAtttctatattaaaaatgtttgctcttttatataatgctttatacATGCTGCAATCCAAGACGACTGATAGAAtcattttctcttttaaatcagGGGAGTCAGGATCTCACCTCTTGTCCTGGATGTAACCTTCAACTCTGTGCAGCTCCTTTCCAAACATCCCGCAGGGTTTAAAGTTCAGCACACACTTCTCTCCAGTACTAACCAATCACACATCACATTAATCATTCAAACAGGTCCACGTCAATTCACAACAGAGTAGATGGCTCATAAAAACTGAACAGTCCGGCTCTACCTGTGGTTGACGATTTCTACGGTGCCATACTGTTCAATCCACAGTTTACCAAGAATTATATTGTGTACACAGCAGAAAGGGTTCGTCCATGTGTACGCCTCTTTATGCCTGTgaggataaacacacacacacacacacacacacacatgagcagGCAGTTACTCAGCAACCCATACCACTGACTCAAAGGAAAATCTCATAAATCAATAAACCTTTTCATGAACACTAAACACATATCAGTGTATGTCTCTGTACATGTGTGTGCACATGAAGATGGCACGCTCACTTGTGAAGCTCTAGCGTGATGGTCCCTTTAGGCTCCGCCTCCACACTTTTGCCCCAGAACTTGAGTTTGGGGTAGATGGAGCCGTGGAACACGAAGTCTCCCGTCAGACTCTCAGTGTGAAACGCACTGACTGGAGGATGGTGACTCACCTGCTCCGAGATCAGTCGGAAACCCTGATCCTCTCTGAGAACAGAAGCCAACAAGAGAGGAGGAAGGAAGCATTTAGGGGAAGGAGAAGTAGAGTTACATAAATGACAGACACCAGTTTCCCTCCAGAGCGATGTGGATCTAACCCACATTTAACAACATCCTCAAATCTGATCGGCGTAGCTTGTTATTAAACTCTCTGCTCATGTGCCTTTACCGTGTGAGTTCATAGGTTTCGCCTAAAAGCGGGTTGAAAGGTTTTCCAGTTCTATCCCACTGAGATGCTACTGCAGACACAGCGAAGGCAGCTAccgtcttaaaaaaaaaacacagaaaaacatgcAGCATTAAAAATTGCTTTGTAATACTAATAAACCGCAAAGCACATACTAGCCTCAAAAATCTTCCTTTAAGAGCAGTGTGTGGTCTCACCTGCATCCTCTCTATAGAGTCGGACTGGGAGCAGGCTTTCTGGATGAGGTATGTGTGCTCCATATACTCGGAGATTCTCTGTAGAAAGCTCAGGGGCTCATTGAACACAATGGGCATGGTGATCTTGGACAGCTCCTAGAGAACAGCACCAGCACCAAACATCACTACAACTTCATGAgtttgcattttcatttgcacTTTAGAACTTCAGAATTCTGTACGACAGACAGTGTTCAGACATGTTCTTTAAGGGGCCctgacacagaaaaaaaaacagctggatgAGGTGCAAATGAAAATAGAATGTCTTGAGTTAcggttttaaatgaaaattaaacagtAAGCTTGACATCATCTTCAGCGA
This Carassius gibelio isolate Cgi1373 ecotype wild population from Czech Republic chromosome A23, carGib1.2-hapl.c, whole genome shotgun sequence DNA region includes the following protein-coding sequences:
- the LOC127944792 gene encoding oxysterol-binding protein-related protein 2 isoform X2 is translated as MNNEDEFYDAVTGLDSDESCEGTSEASFKDAVVYVGAQKNNGAVPQENGIKKHRSSLPAPMFSRSDFSVWSILKKCIGLELSKITMPIVFNEPLSFLQRISEYMEHTYLIQKACSQSDSIERMQTVAAFAVSAVASQWDRTGKPFNPLLGETYELTREDQGFRLISEQVSHHPPVSAFHTESLTGDFVFHGSIYPKLKFWGKSVEAEPKGTITLELHKHKEAYTWTNPFCCVHNIILGKLWIEQYGTVEIVNHSTGEKCVLNFKPCGMFGKELHRVEGYIQDKSKKKCCVIYGKWTECMWSVDPQVYEAHRKLDKRGTTDTRKQKQEEPEAVNEDADEMPEVQETVAVIPGSTLLWRISSRPPHSAEMYNFTNFALTLNELEPGMEGVLAPTDCRLRPDIRAMENGNIDEASREKERLEEKQRAARKERAKDADEWSTRWFQLGTNPYTGSQDWLYTGGYFERKYTDCPDIY
- the LOC127944792 gene encoding oxysterol-binding protein-related protein 2 isoform X1, producing MNNEDEFYDAVTGLDSDESCEGTSEASFKDAVVYVGAQKNNGAVPQENGIKKHRSSLPAPMFSRSDFSVWSILKKCIGLELSKITMPIVFNEPLSFLQRISEYMEHTYLIQKACSQSDSIERMQTVAAFAVSAVASQWDRTGKPFNPLLGETYELTREDQGFRLISEQVSHHPPVSAFHTESLTGDFVFHGSIYPKLKFWGKSVEAEPKGTITLELHKHKEAYTWTNPFCCVHNIILGKLWIEQYGTVEIVNHSTGEKCVLNFKPCGMFGKELHRVEGYIQDKSKKKCCVIYGKWTECMWSVDPQVYEAHRKLDKRGTTDTRKQKQEEPEAVNEDADEMPEVQETVAVIPGSTLLWRISSRPPHSAEMYNFTNFALTLNELEPGMEGVLAPTDCRLRPDIRAMENGNIDEASREKERLEEKQRAARKERAKDADEWSTRLVCVCVCRCVCAFVYAVFLTSPTVFRWFQLGTNPYTGSQDWLYTGGYFERKYTDCPDIY